A region from the Wansuia hejianensis genome encodes:
- the recG gene encoding ATP-dependent DNA helicase RecG yields the protein MKEESLRTLKGIGEKTEKLFERAGVGNLNQLLHYYPRDYDSYEQTVPLGMVRDNEKNAVCGRILRQPSVKNYNHKSVTILQLEDETGKLQITWFHMPFLKSTLKRGGSYIFRGRVSMKNGRKTMEHPEIFTIAGYDEIQGQLRPIYPLTTGLTNKMVIKAVSQLLEERSLEPEYLPEEQRERLRLCEINYAIAEIHFPSDRNSLAEARRRLVFDEFFFFILALSRLKEKTETVENHFPMRAVWRTEEVIENLPYRLTDAQMGVWNELERDMTGRLLMNRLIQGDVGSGKTILAFLSMIMCCENGYQSALMVPTEVLAVQHYESLCRLLEENQITDARPVLLKGSCTQKEKREIYEKIASGETKMIVGTHALIQEKVVYRDLALVITDEQHRFGVRQRTLLTEKGYPPNVLVMSATPIPRTLAIILYGDLDISVLNELPARRLPIKNCVVGTSWRPNAYQFMEREITAGHQVYVICPMVEENEELNCENVMDYSSRLRERMPAGIRVEPLHGQMKAQKKNEIMEAFAANEIQILVSTTVVEVGVNVPNATVMLIENAERFGLAQLHQLRGRVGRGEAQSYCIFMQGDEKEETSRRLDILNRSNDGFYIAEEDLKLRGPGDLFGIRQSGIADFQIADIYQDADILKESSAAVREILELDPELKLPQNRLLSEALEHYLERQNADILL from the coding sequence ATGAAGGAAGAATCTTTGAGAACCCTGAAGGGAATCGGAGAGAAAACAGAAAAGCTGTTTGAGAGAGCCGGAGTAGGCAATCTCAACCAGCTTCTTCATTATTATCCGCGGGATTATGATTCCTATGAACAGACAGTGCCTCTCGGCATGGTCAGGGATAACGAAAAAAATGCCGTCTGCGGAAGAATTCTTCGTCAGCCCAGCGTTAAAAACTACAATCATAAATCTGTCACCATCCTCCAGCTAGAGGATGAGACCGGTAAGCTGCAGATCACCTGGTTTCACATGCCCTTTTTAAAAAGCACGCTGAAAAGGGGCGGCAGCTATATTTTCCGTGGCCGTGTTTCGATGAAGAACGGAAGAAAGACCATGGAACATCCGGAGATATTTACAATCGCAGGATATGATGAGATACAGGGGCAGCTCCGGCCGATCTATCCGCTGACCACAGGACTGACCAATAAAATGGTCATCAAAGCTGTCAGCCAGTTGTTGGAGGAGCGAAGCCTGGAGCCGGAATATCTGCCGGAAGAACAACGTGAGAGATTAAGGCTCTGTGAGATCAATTACGCGATAGCGGAGATCCATTTTCCCTCTGACCGGAATTCCCTGGCCGAAGCCCGCCGCAGGCTGGTGTTCGATGAGTTTTTCTTTTTTATCCTGGCTCTCAGCAGGCTGAAGGAAAAGACGGAAACTGTGGAGAATCATTTTCCAATGAGAGCGGTCTGGAGGACAGAGGAAGTGATTGAGAATCTGCCCTACCGCCTGACCGACGCGCAGATGGGCGTCTGGAATGAACTGGAACGGGATATGACGGGGCGGCTACTGATGAATCGATTGATTCAGGGAGATGTGGGAAGCGGCAAGACGATTCTGGCGTTTCTCTCAATGATTATGTGCTGTGAGAACGGATACCAGAGCGCCCTGATGGTTCCTACCGAAGTGCTGGCTGTCCAGCACTATGAATCACTGTGCCGCCTGCTGGAAGAAAATCAGATCACAGACGCCCGTCCTGTGCTGCTGAAGGGCAGCTGTACGCAGAAGGAGAAGCGGGAGATCTATGAGAAGATTGCTTCCGGAGAGACAAAGATGATCGTTGGAACTCACGCGCTGATCCAGGAAAAGGTCGTATACCGGGATCTGGCTCTGGTAATCACTGATGAGCAGCATAGGTTCGGTGTGCGTCAGAGAACGCTTCTGACTGAGAAAGGGTATCCTCCCAATGTTCTCGTCATGAGCGCTACCCCGATTCCCCGCACATTGGCGATTATCCTGTACGGCGATCTGGACATATCTGTTTTGAATGAGCTGCCGGCCCGCCGCCTTCCGATCAAGAATTGTGTGGTAGGCACCTCCTGGCGGCCGAACGCCTATCAGTTCATGGAACGGGAAATAACGGCCGGCCATCAGGTATATGTGATCTGTCCCATGGTAGAAGAGAATGAAGAGCTGAATTGTGAGAATGTGATGGATTACAGCAGCCGCCTGAGGGAACGGATGCCTGCCGGCATCCGTGTGGAGCCGCTGCACGGCCAGATGAAGGCGCAGAAAAAAAATGAGATCATGGAAGCTTTTGCGGCGAATGAGATCCAGATCCTTGTTTCCACAACAGTTGTGGAAGTGGGCGTCAATGTGCCCAACGCCACAGTCATGCTGATTGAGAATGCCGAACGCTTCGGGCTGGCACAGCTTCATCAGCTCCGCGGCCGGGTAGGGCGGGGTGAGGCACAGTCTTACTGTATTTTCATGCAGGGTGATGAGAAGGAAGAAACATCCCGGCGTCTGGACATCCTGAATAGATCAAACGATGGCTTTTACATCGCCGAAGAGGATTTGAAGCTTCGGGGACCGGGGGATCTCTTCGGAATCCGGCAGAGCGGAATTGCGGACTTCCAGATCGCGGATATCTATCAGGATGCGGATATATTAAAAGAATCCAGCGCCGCGGTGCGTGAGATTCTGGAGCTGGATCCTGAGCTGAAACTGCCTCAGAACAGGCTGCTGAGTGAGGCTTTGGAGCATTATCTTGAACGTCAAAATGCTGACATTTTGCTATGA
- a CDS encoding DAK2 domain-containing protein yields the protein MSANTIDAKLLAKMFLAGAKNLEAKKEWINELNVFPVPDGDTGTNMTMTIMSAVKEVSALEKATMPDLAKAISSGSLRGARGNSGVILSQLLRGFTKGIRNYEEADAPVLAAALVKAVETAYKAVMKPKEGTILTVARGIADKAVELSEESLPLSDFMKEILTHGEYVLSQTPEMLPVLKEAGVVDSGGQGLMTVLQGAYDAFMGKEIRLDFQPASGGSEFVKVSRETEEEIKFGYCTEFILVLNKPLNRTEELDFKAYLSSIGDSIVVVADEEIVKVHVHTNDPGLALQRALLYGSLTRMKIDNMREEHQERVIKDAEKLAQQQAAPVQKPEKEVGFIAVSIGDGFGEIFRGLDVDYLIEGGQTMNPSTEDMLNAIAQVNARNIFIYPNNKNIILAANQARELTKDKNIIVIPTKTVPQGITAIINFAPEKSVEENTEIMNEMIQTVRTGQVTYAVRDTRIEDKEIHQGDIMAIGDHGILAVGKEVAEVARETVDAMMEEGAELISIYYGEDFSEEEAEKLAQEVSEKYSDCDVEVNAGGQPIYYCIISVE from the coding sequence GTGTCTGCAAATACAATAGATGCCAAATTGCTTGCGAAAATGTTTTTGGCAGGAGCTAAGAATCTGGAAGCTAAAAAGGAGTGGATTAATGAGCTGAACGTTTTTCCAGTTCCTGACGGGGATACGGGGACGAATATGACGATGACAATCATGTCGGCAGTCAAAGAGGTCAGCGCGCTGGAGAAGGCCACGATGCCGGACCTGGCCAAGGCAATCTCTTCAGGCTCCCTGCGGGGCGCCCGCGGGAATTCGGGCGTTATCTTATCCCAGCTGCTGCGTGGTTTTACGAAGGGTATCCGTAATTATGAAGAAGCGGACGCGCCTGTGCTGGCGGCAGCGCTGGTAAAGGCCGTGGAGACAGCTTACAAGGCAGTCATGAAGCCGAAGGAAGGGACGATCCTGACCGTTGCCAGAGGTATTGCTGACAAAGCAGTGGAACTTTCTGAGGAAAGCCTGCCTCTTTCCGACTTCATGAAGGAGATTCTGACACATGGAGAATACGTCCTGTCCCAGACTCCTGAGATGCTTCCGGTGTTGAAGGAGGCGGGAGTTGTGGATTCCGGCGGACAGGGCCTGATGACTGTGCTGCAGGGTGCCTATGATGCATTTATGGGCAAGGAGATCCGGTTGGATTTTCAGCCGGCTTCCGGCGGGTCAGAATTTGTGAAGGTCTCCAGAGAGACCGAAGAGGAGATTAAATTCGGCTACTGCACCGAGTTTATCCTCGTATTGAACAAACCGCTCAACCGCACAGAAGAGCTGGACTTCAAAGCCTACCTTTCATCAATCGGAGATTCGATAGTCGTGGTGGCTGATGAGGAGATTGTGAAAGTCCATGTTCATACCAACGATCCGGGTCTGGCCCTTCAGCGGGCGCTGCTGTACGGATCGCTGACCCGGATGAAGATTGACAATATGAGAGAAGAGCATCAGGAAAGAGTGATTAAGGATGCGGAGAAGCTGGCACAGCAGCAGGCTGCCCCGGTTCAGAAGCCGGAGAAGGAAGTCGGGTTTATCGCCGTATCCATTGGGGACGGCTTCGGAGAGATTTTCCGGGGGCTGGATGTGGACTACCTGATTGAGGGCGGACAGACCATGAATCCCAGTACGGAAGATATGCTGAATGCCATTGCTCAGGTCAATGCCAGGAATATATTTATTTATCCCAACAATAAGAACATCATTCTGGCGGCCAATCAGGCCAGGGAGCTGACCAAGGATAAGAACATCATTGTTATCCCTACGAAGACGGTTCCCCAGGGGATTACAGCCATCATCAATTTCGCTCCGGAAAAATCTGTGGAAGAGAACACGGAGATCATGAATGAGATGATCCAGACAGTACGTACCGGGCAGGTCACATATGCGGTAAGGGATACGCGGATTGAGGATAAAGAGATCCATCAGGGCGATATTATGGCGATCGGCGACCATGGCATCCTGGCTGTGGGAAAAGAAGTGGCTGAAGTGGCCAGAGAGACGGTGGACGCCATGATGGAGGAAGGCGCGGAGCTTATCAGCATTTATTATGGTGAGGATTTTTCAGAAGAAGAAGCAGAAAAGCTGGCTCAGGAAGTTTCTGAAAAATATTCTGACTGTGATGTGGAAGTGAACGCCGGCGGACAGCCTATTTACTATTGTATTATTTCAGTAGAATAA
- a CDS encoding Asp23/Gls24 family envelope stress response protein produces the protein MKGRMNTGLGEVVINPDVIATYAGTVAVECFGIVGMAAVNMKDGLVKLLRKDSIKHGINVVINDNKISLDFHVIVAYGVSISAVADNLIGNVKYKVEEFTGMETEHVRILVEGVRVID, from the coding sequence ATGAAAGGTCGAATGAATACGGGATTGGGAGAAGTTGTCATTAATCCGGATGTCATCGCTACTTATGCCGGGACTGTCGCCGTGGAGTGCTTTGGAATAGTAGGCATGGCAGCGGTCAATATGAAGGACGGCCTGGTTAAATTACTTAGAAAAGACAGCATCAAGCACGGCATTAATGTTGTAATCAACGATAATAAGATTTCGCTGGATTTCCATGTTATCGTGGCGTATGGCGTCAGCATTTCCGCAGTGGCAGATAACTTGATTGGAAATGTAAAGTATAAAGTGGAAGAATTCACCGGAATGGAGACGGAGCATGTCCGTATTCTGGTTGAAGGCGTACGCGTCATAGATTGA
- the rpmB gene encoding 50S ribosomal protein L28 — MAKCAICEKGVYFGNSVSHSHRRSNKMWKSNVKSVRVKTENGNKRMYVCTSCLRSGKVERA, encoded by the coding sequence ATGGCAAAATGTGCAATCTGCGAAAAGGGCGTTTACTTTGGTAACAGTGTAAGCCATTCTCATAGAAGATCCAACAAGATGTGGAAATCAAACGTCAAGTCAGTTCGTGTGAAGACTGAGAATGGAAACAAAAGAATGTACGTTTGTACTTCCTGCTTAAGAAGCGGAAAAGTAGAACGCGCTTAA
- a CDS encoding prepilin-type N-terminal cleavage/methylation domain-containing protein — translation MRINREGRKVRKHLLKNRQGVTLVELIVAFALLCLFLTALSQVIFSCMKVYYQIKGVTYGCQVSDTLLEKITGEIGGAQVSIAQGGASQDKTLKIYESGQVIELYDRTGSHICITTTGAKGKIRDDSGDNLSGNQYQDTEDQLLLYYYAVQSSAPGSALGTVTRYEAVDWSFDQAAYMGYYIEELKFSQADPSGAEYPPNIIRVDLTINHDRYGSYKAVSYIECYNFSEPSDYDKIQEEA, via the coding sequence ATGAGGATAAACAGAGAAGGCAGAAAAGTGAGGAAACATCTATTAAAAAACAGGCAGGGCGTCACTTTGGTGGAGCTGATAGTGGCGTTTGCTCTTTTATGCCTGTTTTTAACTGCTCTCAGTCAGGTGATTTTTTCCTGTATGAAAGTCTATTATCAGATTAAGGGGGTTACCTATGGATGCCAGGTGTCGGATACGCTTCTGGAGAAGATAACCGGTGAAATCGGGGGCGCACAGGTGAGTATTGCCCAGGGAGGCGCAAGCCAGGATAAAACGCTGAAGATCTATGAGAGCGGGCAGGTGATTGAACTGTATGACCGGACCGGCAGCCATATCTGTATCACGACTACGGGGGCTAAGGGAAAGATCCGGGATGACAGCGGAGACAATCTCTCAGGAAACCAGTATCAGGATACAGAAGACCAGCTGCTTCTATATTATTATGCGGTTCAGAGCAGTGCTCCGGGCTCTGCTTTGGGCACGGTGACCCGTTATGAAGCGGTGGACTGGAGTTTTGACCAGGCGGCATATATGGGATATTATATTGAAGAATTAAAGTTTTCCCAGGCGGATCCTTCAGGAGCTGAATATCCACCCAATATCATCCGGGTGGATCTGACGATCAATCATGACCGCTATGGCTCCTATAAGGCCGTCAGCTATATCGAATGCTATAATTTCTCGGAACCTTCTGATTATGACAAGATTCAGGAAGAAGCATAA
- a CDS encoding type IV pilus modification PilV family protein: MKITAKKRRKNSTSGSTMVEVLIAFLVVMVMIVMFSRVVLTSSKMLVTSQKMIEKNESFNAGYYKTANQAGRQKLEGLSLSLAVDVEKTAAGNKAKEISIGLQSTGLQLYEDDETGYQLYSFFSEIH, encoded by the coding sequence ATGAAAATAACAGCAAAAAAAAGAAGAAAAAATTCTACATCCGGATCTACAATGGTTGAGGTCCTGATTGCCTTTCTCGTTGTGATGGTCATGATTGTCATGTTTTCAAGAGTGGTGCTGACATCATCGAAAATGCTGGTAACTTCGCAGAAAATGATTGAAAAGAATGAGAGCTTTAACGCCGGTTATTATAAAACAGCCAACCAGGCGGGGAGGCAGAAGCTGGAAGGCCTCAGCCTGAGCCTGGCTGTGGATGTGGAAAAGACTGCGGCGGGGAATAAGGCTAAGGAAATCAGCATCGGTTTGCAAAGTACAGGGCTTCAGCTCTATGAAGATGATGAAACCGGTTATCAGCTGTATTCCTTTTTTTCAGAAATTCATTGA